One stretch of Gambusia affinis linkage group LG05, SWU_Gaff_1.0, whole genome shotgun sequence DNA includes these proteins:
- the LOC122831719 gene encoding CREB-regulated transcription coactivator 2-like isoform X2: MSATGSGGPGPGPGPATGSGSGASNPRKFSEKIALHTQRQAEETAAFQEVMMDITSTRLQAQKLRLARNQGPYYGGSLPNVNQIGRNPQDFQGSFQSGLESSRSTRHHGLVERVQRDRRFVSPVRPYRNRQVENSLYSAAYLSPPPDASWRRNWSGNFPGDKSQLFRLPTTALNRTNSDSALHTSVMNPPMGDFSMAGPALTPQGARRSGPSDAENRRMFPYPVPPIEENVLDEDKLLKAWDAKKLSLPSSRPKSCEVPGINIFTSPEQPSTPVQGVPQVPNTGGSLPDLSSLHFPSPLPTPLDQDEPGYPASSALSGGSSTGNLASTLTQLGINAARGNSSYHQPAPGLLASLQSTLSNPNLQSSLSNPNIQSSLSSHSFSNSLSSASLHSSLSNPSLQSSLSSSPSLSSQSLHSSLSNSSLQSSGYGGGGGVSGSGSSPYPAILAGQGQASLSTSPRRRAQLSPLILPMAGESRRIHPKQFSPTMSPTLSSISQGVPLDTSRLPPYPLSQPGQQNPSLGQNHQMLRLQQPRTNQQQLHLQNLRNQHLQQFGPSQRPMGPQQNPPVKSESALHPCSLTSSQYRSKLDQNQQAEQQHINLNTDFYNDALFSSLLDDPYFSLQLSGKSHQQFPAESPVDGLNYSGPDQNQFPSNTAGPLELQEPGDPQRLNHQNQNYSGGDGRQNVPNIILTGDSPPGLSKEIASALSHVPGFEMDAFSLDEPLRIDPLALDLLEGELMLADPAVEDSFRSDRLK; encoded by the exons ATGTCTGCGACGGGTTCAGGCGGACCAGGACCCGGACCAGGACCCGCCACGGGCTCCGGGTCCGGGGCCTCCAACCCCCGGAAGTTCAGCGAGAAGATCGCCCTGCACACCCAGCGACAGGCCGAGGAGACAGCCGCCTTCCAGGAGGTTATGATGGACATCACTTCGACTAGG CTGCAGGCCCAGAAGTTACGCCTGGCCCGGAACCAGGGGCCGTACTACGGCGGCTCCTTACCCAACGTCAACCAGATCGGCCGCAACCCGCAGGACTTCCAG GGTTCGTTCCAGTCCGGCCTGGAGTCCAGCCGCTCCACTCGCCACCACGGCCTGGTGGAGCGGGTCCAGAGGGACCGCCGCTTCGTCTCGCCGGTCCGACCGTACCGGAACCGCCAA GTGGAAAACTCTCTGTACAGCGCCGCCTACCTGTCCCCGCCACCCGACGCCAGCTGGAGAAG GAACTGGTCTGGAAACTTCCCTGGAGATAAAAGCCAGTTGTTCCGTCTTCCCACCACAGCGCTCAACAG GACCAACTCTGACTCCGCCCTCCACACGAGCGTCATGAACCCCCCCATGGGAGACTTCAGCATGGCGGGACCCGCCCTGACCCCCCAGGGAGCCAGACGCAGCG ggCCGAGCGATGCAGAGAACCGTAGAA TGTTCCCATATCCGGTTCCTCCCATTGAGGAAAACGTTTTGGATGAAGACAAACTGCTCAAAGCCTGGGACGCCAAGAAG CTGTCTCTGCCGTCGTCTCGACCAAAGTCTTGTGAGGTTCCAGGCATCAA CATCTTCACGTCCCCGGAGCAACCGTCCACGCCGGTCCAAGGCGTCCCTCAGGTCCCCAACACCGGCGGCTCGCTGCCTGACCTGTCCAGCCTCCACTTCCCGTCGCCGCTGCCCACGCCGCTGGACCAGGACGAGCCCGGTTACCCAGCATCCTCTGCTCTGAGCGGGGGCAGCAGCACCGGAAACCTGGCCTCCACCCTCACCCAGCTGGGTATCAACGCCGCCAGAGGAAACAGCAGCTACCACCAGCCAGCACCAG GTCTCCTGGCGTCTCTACAGAGCACGCTCAGTAACCCCAACCTGCAGTCGTCGCTAAGCAACCCCAACATCCAGTCGTCCCTCAGCAGCCACTCCTTCTCCAACTCTCTGAGCTCCGCCTCCCTCCACTCGTCGCTAAGCAACCCGTCTCTGCAGTCGTCGCtcagctcctccccctccctcAGCAGCCAATCGCTGCACTCGTCCCTCAGTAACTCCTCCCTCCAGTCCAGCGGCTACGGGGGTGGAGGGGGCGTGTCCGGATCTGGCTCCTCCCCCTACCCGGCGATCCTGGCCGGGCAGGGCCAGGCGTCACTCAGCACGTCGCCACGGAGACGGGCCCAGCTGTCTCCGCTCATCCTGCCGATGGCGGGGGAGTCGCGGAGGATCCACCCCAAACAGTTCTCCCCCACCATGTCCCCCACCCTGTCCTCCATCTCCCAG GGCGTCCCGTTGGACACCAGCCGCCTCCCTCCATACCCGCTCAGCCAGCCGGGCCAGCAGAACCCGtctctgggtcagaaccaccaGATGCTCCGCCTCCAGCAGCCCAGAACCAATCAGCAGCAGTTGCACCTGCAGAACCTCCGGAACCAGCACCTGCAGCAGTTTGGACCA TCGCAGAGGCCCATGGGACCGCAGCAGAATCCGCCTGTCAAGTCGGAGAGCGCTTTGCACCCGTGCAGCCTGACGTCCTCCCAGTACCGGTccaaactggaccagaaccagcaggcgGAGCAGCAGCACATCAACCTGAACACAGACTTCTACAAC GACGCACTGTTCAGTTCGCTGCTGGACGATCCGTACTTCAGCCTGCAGCTGTCTGGAAAATCACACCAGCAG TTCCCAGCTGAGAGTCCGGTCGACGGCCTGAACTACAGCGGACCGGATCAGAATCAGTTCCCGTCCAACACCGCAGGGCcgctggagctgcaggagccCGGCGACCCGCAGCGGCtcaaccaccagaaccagaactacaGCGGCGGAGACGGCCGCCAGAACGTCCCCAACATCATCCTCACAG GGGACTCTCCCCCCGGTCTGTCCAAGGAGATCGCCAGCGCTCTGTCCCACGTCCCCGGCTTCGAGATGGACGCCTTCTCCCTGGACGAGCCGCTGCGCATCGACCCGCTGGCGCTGGACCTGCTGGAGGGCGAGCTGATGCTGGCCGACCCGGCAGTGGAGGACTCCTTCCGCTCCGACCGCCTCAAataa
- the LOC122831719 gene encoding CREB-regulated transcription coactivator 2-like isoform X3, with protein MSATGSGGPGPGPGPATGSGSGASNPRKFSEKIALHTQRQAEETAAFQEVMMDITSTRNLWSSRQLQAQKLRLARNQGPYYGGSLPNVNQIGRNPQDFQGSFQSGLESSRSTRHHGLVERVQRDRRFVSPVRPYRNRQVENSLYSAAYLSPPPDASWRRTNSDSALHTSVMNPPMGDFSMAGPALTPQGARRSGPSDAENRRMFPYPVPPIEENVLDEDKLLKAWDAKKLSLPSSRPKSCEVPGINIFTSPEQPSTPVQGVPQVPNTGGSLPDLSSLHFPSPLPTPLDQDEPGYPASSALSGGSSTGNLASTLTQLGINAARGNSSYHQPAPGLLASLQSTLSNPNLQSSLSNPNIQSSLSSHSFSNSLSSASLHSSLSNPSLQSSLSSSPSLSSQSLHSSLSNSSLQSSGYGGGGGVSGSGSSPYPAILAGQGQASLSTSPRRRAQLSPLILPMAGESRRIHPKQFSPTMSPTLSSISQGVPLDTSRLPPYPLSQPGQQNPSLGQNHQMLRLQQPRTNQQQLHLQNLRNQHLQQFGPSQRPMGPQQNPPVKSESALHPCSLTSSQYRSKLDQNQQAEQQHINLNTDFYNDALFSSLLDDPYFSLQLSGKSHQQFPAESPVDGLNYSGPDQNQFPSNTAGPLELQEPGDPQRLNHQNQNYSGGDGRQNVPNIILTGDSPPGLSKEIASALSHVPGFEMDAFSLDEPLRIDPLALDLLEGELMLADPAVEDSFRSDRLK; from the exons ATGTCTGCGACGGGTTCAGGCGGACCAGGACCCGGACCAGGACCCGCCACGGGCTCCGGGTCCGGGGCCTCCAACCCCCGGAAGTTCAGCGAGAAGATCGCCCTGCACACCCAGCGACAGGCCGAGGAGACAGCCGCCTTCCAGGAGGTTATGATGGACATCACTTCGACTAGG AACCTGTGGTCGTCCCGGCAGCTGCAGGCCCAGAAGTTACGCCTGGCCCGGAACCAGGGGCCGTACTACGGCGGCTCCTTACCCAACGTCAACCAGATCGGCCGCAACCCGCAGGACTTCCAG GGTTCGTTCCAGTCCGGCCTGGAGTCCAGCCGCTCCACTCGCCACCACGGCCTGGTGGAGCGGGTCCAGAGGGACCGCCGCTTCGTCTCGCCGGTCCGACCGTACCGGAACCGCCAA GTGGAAAACTCTCTGTACAGCGCCGCCTACCTGTCCCCGCCACCCGACGCCAGCTGGAGAAG GACCAACTCTGACTCCGCCCTCCACACGAGCGTCATGAACCCCCCCATGGGAGACTTCAGCATGGCGGGACCCGCCCTGACCCCCCAGGGAGCCAGACGCAGCG ggCCGAGCGATGCAGAGAACCGTAGAA TGTTCCCATATCCGGTTCCTCCCATTGAGGAAAACGTTTTGGATGAAGACAAACTGCTCAAAGCCTGGGACGCCAAGAAG CTGTCTCTGCCGTCGTCTCGACCAAAGTCTTGTGAGGTTCCAGGCATCAA CATCTTCACGTCCCCGGAGCAACCGTCCACGCCGGTCCAAGGCGTCCCTCAGGTCCCCAACACCGGCGGCTCGCTGCCTGACCTGTCCAGCCTCCACTTCCCGTCGCCGCTGCCCACGCCGCTGGACCAGGACGAGCCCGGTTACCCAGCATCCTCTGCTCTGAGCGGGGGCAGCAGCACCGGAAACCTGGCCTCCACCCTCACCCAGCTGGGTATCAACGCCGCCAGAGGAAACAGCAGCTACCACCAGCCAGCACCAG GTCTCCTGGCGTCTCTACAGAGCACGCTCAGTAACCCCAACCTGCAGTCGTCGCTAAGCAACCCCAACATCCAGTCGTCCCTCAGCAGCCACTCCTTCTCCAACTCTCTGAGCTCCGCCTCCCTCCACTCGTCGCTAAGCAACCCGTCTCTGCAGTCGTCGCtcagctcctccccctccctcAGCAGCCAATCGCTGCACTCGTCCCTCAGTAACTCCTCCCTCCAGTCCAGCGGCTACGGGGGTGGAGGGGGCGTGTCCGGATCTGGCTCCTCCCCCTACCCGGCGATCCTGGCCGGGCAGGGCCAGGCGTCACTCAGCACGTCGCCACGGAGACGGGCCCAGCTGTCTCCGCTCATCCTGCCGATGGCGGGGGAGTCGCGGAGGATCCACCCCAAACAGTTCTCCCCCACCATGTCCCCCACCCTGTCCTCCATCTCCCAG GGCGTCCCGTTGGACACCAGCCGCCTCCCTCCATACCCGCTCAGCCAGCCGGGCCAGCAGAACCCGtctctgggtcagaaccaccaGATGCTCCGCCTCCAGCAGCCCAGAACCAATCAGCAGCAGTTGCACCTGCAGAACCTCCGGAACCAGCACCTGCAGCAGTTTGGACCA TCGCAGAGGCCCATGGGACCGCAGCAGAATCCGCCTGTCAAGTCGGAGAGCGCTTTGCACCCGTGCAGCCTGACGTCCTCCCAGTACCGGTccaaactggaccagaaccagcaggcgGAGCAGCAGCACATCAACCTGAACACAGACTTCTACAAC GACGCACTGTTCAGTTCGCTGCTGGACGATCCGTACTTCAGCCTGCAGCTGTCTGGAAAATCACACCAGCAG TTCCCAGCTGAGAGTCCGGTCGACGGCCTGAACTACAGCGGACCGGATCAGAATCAGTTCCCGTCCAACACCGCAGGGCcgctggagctgcaggagccCGGCGACCCGCAGCGGCtcaaccaccagaaccagaactacaGCGGCGGAGACGGCCGCCAGAACGTCCCCAACATCATCCTCACAG GGGACTCTCCCCCCGGTCTGTCCAAGGAGATCGCCAGCGCTCTGTCCCACGTCCCCGGCTTCGAGATGGACGCCTTCTCCCTGGACGAGCCGCTGCGCATCGACCCGCTGGCGCTGGACCTGCTGGAGGGCGAGCTGATGCTGGCCGACCCGGCAGTGGAGGACTCCTTCCGCTCCGACCGCCTCAAataa
- the LOC122831719 gene encoding CREB-regulated transcription coactivator 2-like isoform X1: MSATGSGGPGPGPGPATGSGSGASNPRKFSEKIALHTQRQAEETAAFQEVMMDITSTRNLWSSRQLQAQKLRLARNQGPYYGGSLPNVNQIGRNPQDFQGSFQSGLESSRSTRHHGLVERVQRDRRFVSPVRPYRNRQVENSLYSAAYLSPPPDASWRRNWSGNFPGDKSQLFRLPTTALNRTNSDSALHTSVMNPPMGDFSMAGPALTPQGARRSGPSDAENRRMFPYPVPPIEENVLDEDKLLKAWDAKKLSLPSSRPKSCEVPGINIFTSPEQPSTPVQGVPQVPNTGGSLPDLSSLHFPSPLPTPLDQDEPGYPASSALSGGSSTGNLASTLTQLGINAARGNSSYHQPAPGLLASLQSTLSNPNLQSSLSNPNIQSSLSSHSFSNSLSSASLHSSLSNPSLQSSLSSSPSLSSQSLHSSLSNSSLQSSGYGGGGGVSGSGSSPYPAILAGQGQASLSTSPRRRAQLSPLILPMAGESRRIHPKQFSPTMSPTLSSISQGVPLDTSRLPPYPLSQPGQQNPSLGQNHQMLRLQQPRTNQQQLHLQNLRNQHLQQFGPSQRPMGPQQNPPVKSESALHPCSLTSSQYRSKLDQNQQAEQQHINLNTDFYNDALFSSLLDDPYFSLQLSGKSHQQFPAESPVDGLNYSGPDQNQFPSNTAGPLELQEPGDPQRLNHQNQNYSGGDGRQNVPNIILTGDSPPGLSKEIASALSHVPGFEMDAFSLDEPLRIDPLALDLLEGELMLADPAVEDSFRSDRLK; this comes from the exons ATGTCTGCGACGGGTTCAGGCGGACCAGGACCCGGACCAGGACCCGCCACGGGCTCCGGGTCCGGGGCCTCCAACCCCCGGAAGTTCAGCGAGAAGATCGCCCTGCACACCCAGCGACAGGCCGAGGAGACAGCCGCCTTCCAGGAGGTTATGATGGACATCACTTCGACTAGG AACCTGTGGTCGTCCCGGCAGCTGCAGGCCCAGAAGTTACGCCTGGCCCGGAACCAGGGGCCGTACTACGGCGGCTCCTTACCCAACGTCAACCAGATCGGCCGCAACCCGCAGGACTTCCAG GGTTCGTTCCAGTCCGGCCTGGAGTCCAGCCGCTCCACTCGCCACCACGGCCTGGTGGAGCGGGTCCAGAGGGACCGCCGCTTCGTCTCGCCGGTCCGACCGTACCGGAACCGCCAA GTGGAAAACTCTCTGTACAGCGCCGCCTACCTGTCCCCGCCACCCGACGCCAGCTGGAGAAG GAACTGGTCTGGAAACTTCCCTGGAGATAAAAGCCAGTTGTTCCGTCTTCCCACCACAGCGCTCAACAG GACCAACTCTGACTCCGCCCTCCACACGAGCGTCATGAACCCCCCCATGGGAGACTTCAGCATGGCGGGACCCGCCCTGACCCCCCAGGGAGCCAGACGCAGCG ggCCGAGCGATGCAGAGAACCGTAGAA TGTTCCCATATCCGGTTCCTCCCATTGAGGAAAACGTTTTGGATGAAGACAAACTGCTCAAAGCCTGGGACGCCAAGAAG CTGTCTCTGCCGTCGTCTCGACCAAAGTCTTGTGAGGTTCCAGGCATCAA CATCTTCACGTCCCCGGAGCAACCGTCCACGCCGGTCCAAGGCGTCCCTCAGGTCCCCAACACCGGCGGCTCGCTGCCTGACCTGTCCAGCCTCCACTTCCCGTCGCCGCTGCCCACGCCGCTGGACCAGGACGAGCCCGGTTACCCAGCATCCTCTGCTCTGAGCGGGGGCAGCAGCACCGGAAACCTGGCCTCCACCCTCACCCAGCTGGGTATCAACGCCGCCAGAGGAAACAGCAGCTACCACCAGCCAGCACCAG GTCTCCTGGCGTCTCTACAGAGCACGCTCAGTAACCCCAACCTGCAGTCGTCGCTAAGCAACCCCAACATCCAGTCGTCCCTCAGCAGCCACTCCTTCTCCAACTCTCTGAGCTCCGCCTCCCTCCACTCGTCGCTAAGCAACCCGTCTCTGCAGTCGTCGCtcagctcctccccctccctcAGCAGCCAATCGCTGCACTCGTCCCTCAGTAACTCCTCCCTCCAGTCCAGCGGCTACGGGGGTGGAGGGGGCGTGTCCGGATCTGGCTCCTCCCCCTACCCGGCGATCCTGGCCGGGCAGGGCCAGGCGTCACTCAGCACGTCGCCACGGAGACGGGCCCAGCTGTCTCCGCTCATCCTGCCGATGGCGGGGGAGTCGCGGAGGATCCACCCCAAACAGTTCTCCCCCACCATGTCCCCCACCCTGTCCTCCATCTCCCAG GGCGTCCCGTTGGACACCAGCCGCCTCCCTCCATACCCGCTCAGCCAGCCGGGCCAGCAGAACCCGtctctgggtcagaaccaccaGATGCTCCGCCTCCAGCAGCCCAGAACCAATCAGCAGCAGTTGCACCTGCAGAACCTCCGGAACCAGCACCTGCAGCAGTTTGGACCA TCGCAGAGGCCCATGGGACCGCAGCAGAATCCGCCTGTCAAGTCGGAGAGCGCTTTGCACCCGTGCAGCCTGACGTCCTCCCAGTACCGGTccaaactggaccagaaccagcaggcgGAGCAGCAGCACATCAACCTGAACACAGACTTCTACAAC GACGCACTGTTCAGTTCGCTGCTGGACGATCCGTACTTCAGCCTGCAGCTGTCTGGAAAATCACACCAGCAG TTCCCAGCTGAGAGTCCGGTCGACGGCCTGAACTACAGCGGACCGGATCAGAATCAGTTCCCGTCCAACACCGCAGGGCcgctggagctgcaggagccCGGCGACCCGCAGCGGCtcaaccaccagaaccagaactacaGCGGCGGAGACGGCCGCCAGAACGTCCCCAACATCATCCTCACAG GGGACTCTCCCCCCGGTCTGTCCAAGGAGATCGCCAGCGCTCTGTCCCACGTCCCCGGCTTCGAGATGGACGCCTTCTCCCTGGACGAGCCGCTGCGCATCGACCCGCTGGCGCTGGACCTGCTGGAGGGCGAGCTGATGCTGGCCGACCCGGCAGTGGAGGACTCCTTCCGCTCCGACCGCCTCAAataa
- the LOC122831719 gene encoding CREB-regulated transcription coactivator 2-like isoform X4, with product MSATGSGGPGPGPGPATGSGSGASNPRKFSEKIALHTQRQAEETAAFQEVMMDITSTRLQAQKLRLARNQGPYYGGSLPNVNQIGRNPQDFQGSFQSGLESSRSTRHHGLVERVQRDRRFVSPVRPYRNRQVENSLYSAAYLSPPPDASWRRTNSDSALHTSVMNPPMGDFSMAGPALTPQGARRSGPSDAENRRMFPYPVPPIEENVLDEDKLLKAWDAKKLSLPSSRPKSCEVPGINIFTSPEQPSTPVQGVPQVPNTGGSLPDLSSLHFPSPLPTPLDQDEPGYPASSALSGGSSTGNLASTLTQLGINAARGNSSYHQPAPGLLASLQSTLSNPNLQSSLSNPNIQSSLSSHSFSNSLSSASLHSSLSNPSLQSSLSSSPSLSSQSLHSSLSNSSLQSSGYGGGGGVSGSGSSPYPAILAGQGQASLSTSPRRRAQLSPLILPMAGESRRIHPKQFSPTMSPTLSSISQGVPLDTSRLPPYPLSQPGQQNPSLGQNHQMLRLQQPRTNQQQLHLQNLRNQHLQQFGPSQRPMGPQQNPPVKSESALHPCSLTSSQYRSKLDQNQQAEQQHINLNTDFYNDALFSSLLDDPYFSLQLSGKSHQQFPAESPVDGLNYSGPDQNQFPSNTAGPLELQEPGDPQRLNHQNQNYSGGDGRQNVPNIILTGDSPPGLSKEIASALSHVPGFEMDAFSLDEPLRIDPLALDLLEGELMLADPAVEDSFRSDRLK from the exons ATGTCTGCGACGGGTTCAGGCGGACCAGGACCCGGACCAGGACCCGCCACGGGCTCCGGGTCCGGGGCCTCCAACCCCCGGAAGTTCAGCGAGAAGATCGCCCTGCACACCCAGCGACAGGCCGAGGAGACAGCCGCCTTCCAGGAGGTTATGATGGACATCACTTCGACTAGG CTGCAGGCCCAGAAGTTACGCCTGGCCCGGAACCAGGGGCCGTACTACGGCGGCTCCTTACCCAACGTCAACCAGATCGGCCGCAACCCGCAGGACTTCCAG GGTTCGTTCCAGTCCGGCCTGGAGTCCAGCCGCTCCACTCGCCACCACGGCCTGGTGGAGCGGGTCCAGAGGGACCGCCGCTTCGTCTCGCCGGTCCGACCGTACCGGAACCGCCAA GTGGAAAACTCTCTGTACAGCGCCGCCTACCTGTCCCCGCCACCCGACGCCAGCTGGAGAAG GACCAACTCTGACTCCGCCCTCCACACGAGCGTCATGAACCCCCCCATGGGAGACTTCAGCATGGCGGGACCCGCCCTGACCCCCCAGGGAGCCAGACGCAGCG ggCCGAGCGATGCAGAGAACCGTAGAA TGTTCCCATATCCGGTTCCTCCCATTGAGGAAAACGTTTTGGATGAAGACAAACTGCTCAAAGCCTGGGACGCCAAGAAG CTGTCTCTGCCGTCGTCTCGACCAAAGTCTTGTGAGGTTCCAGGCATCAA CATCTTCACGTCCCCGGAGCAACCGTCCACGCCGGTCCAAGGCGTCCCTCAGGTCCCCAACACCGGCGGCTCGCTGCCTGACCTGTCCAGCCTCCACTTCCCGTCGCCGCTGCCCACGCCGCTGGACCAGGACGAGCCCGGTTACCCAGCATCCTCTGCTCTGAGCGGGGGCAGCAGCACCGGAAACCTGGCCTCCACCCTCACCCAGCTGGGTATCAACGCCGCCAGAGGAAACAGCAGCTACCACCAGCCAGCACCAG GTCTCCTGGCGTCTCTACAGAGCACGCTCAGTAACCCCAACCTGCAGTCGTCGCTAAGCAACCCCAACATCCAGTCGTCCCTCAGCAGCCACTCCTTCTCCAACTCTCTGAGCTCCGCCTCCCTCCACTCGTCGCTAAGCAACCCGTCTCTGCAGTCGTCGCtcagctcctccccctccctcAGCAGCCAATCGCTGCACTCGTCCCTCAGTAACTCCTCCCTCCAGTCCAGCGGCTACGGGGGTGGAGGGGGCGTGTCCGGATCTGGCTCCTCCCCCTACCCGGCGATCCTGGCCGGGCAGGGCCAGGCGTCACTCAGCACGTCGCCACGGAGACGGGCCCAGCTGTCTCCGCTCATCCTGCCGATGGCGGGGGAGTCGCGGAGGATCCACCCCAAACAGTTCTCCCCCACCATGTCCCCCACCCTGTCCTCCATCTCCCAG GGCGTCCCGTTGGACACCAGCCGCCTCCCTCCATACCCGCTCAGCCAGCCGGGCCAGCAGAACCCGtctctgggtcagaaccaccaGATGCTCCGCCTCCAGCAGCCCAGAACCAATCAGCAGCAGTTGCACCTGCAGAACCTCCGGAACCAGCACCTGCAGCAGTTTGGACCA TCGCAGAGGCCCATGGGACCGCAGCAGAATCCGCCTGTCAAGTCGGAGAGCGCTTTGCACCCGTGCAGCCTGACGTCCTCCCAGTACCGGTccaaactggaccagaaccagcaggcgGAGCAGCAGCACATCAACCTGAACACAGACTTCTACAAC GACGCACTGTTCAGTTCGCTGCTGGACGATCCGTACTTCAGCCTGCAGCTGTCTGGAAAATCACACCAGCAG TTCCCAGCTGAGAGTCCGGTCGACGGCCTGAACTACAGCGGACCGGATCAGAATCAGTTCCCGTCCAACACCGCAGGGCcgctggagctgcaggagccCGGCGACCCGCAGCGGCtcaaccaccagaaccagaactacaGCGGCGGAGACGGCCGCCAGAACGTCCCCAACATCATCCTCACAG GGGACTCTCCCCCCGGTCTGTCCAAGGAGATCGCCAGCGCTCTGTCCCACGTCCCCGGCTTCGAGATGGACGCCTTCTCCCTGGACGAGCCGCTGCGCATCGACCCGCTGGCGCTGGACCTGCTGGAGGGCGAGCTGATGCTGGCCGACCCGGCAGTGGAGGACTCCTTCCGCTCCGACCGCCTCAAataa